In Streptomyces sp. SN-593, a single genomic region encodes these proteins:
- a CDS encoding multicopper oxidase domain-containing protein — protein MSPEPVREPRRGSGRRNLLRALTGGSAAAALALAGPPAEAAAAGGADADPFAADAFRAVGGGRVREYWIQADSFAHNAVPNGRDGMTGMTFTAERTTFQAIGYRAYTPNWEQPLPADPGPQGIGPNSGIPGPVLRAEVGDVLKVHFRNNDTHYKWPHSMHPHGVRYTPSNDGAWMADSPDTPGTAVPYGETYTYTWTCVPSSVGSWPYHDHAAPQTPPKPATASDGSVPAPSPSPSMPDSMDSRAFGGDGPVMEIGAELGLFGMIAVTDARTPEVDREFVLFFHDLSASDATSLQQDLSLCNGGAFVGNAPTFTARSGERIRWRVATLGNSFHVFHIHGHRWLRPTGWTDSEVLGPATTLTVEYREDNPGDWLYHCHVAAHMMHGMSGVYRVTR, from the coding sequence ATGTCACCGGAGCCGGTACGCGAACCGCGCCGAGGCAGCGGCCGCCGGAACCTGCTGCGCGCGCTGACCGGCGGCAGCGCGGCTGCCGCGCTGGCGCTGGCCGGACCGCCCGCCGAGGCGGCCGCCGCGGGCGGCGCCGACGCCGACCCCTTCGCCGCGGACGCGTTCCGCGCGGTCGGCGGCGGCCGGGTGCGCGAGTACTGGATCCAGGCCGACTCCTTCGCCCACAACGCCGTGCCGAACGGACGCGACGGCATGACCGGCATGACCTTCACCGCCGAGCGCACCACCTTCCAGGCGATCGGCTACCGCGCCTACACCCCGAACTGGGAGCAGCCGCTGCCGGCCGACCCGGGTCCGCAGGGCATCGGCCCGAACAGCGGCATCCCCGGGCCGGTGCTGCGCGCCGAGGTCGGCGACGTCCTCAAGGTGCACTTCCGCAACAACGACACGCACTACAAGTGGCCGCACAGCATGCACCCGCACGGGGTGCGGTACACCCCGTCCAACGACGGTGCGTGGATGGCGGACAGCCCGGACACGCCCGGAACGGCCGTCCCCTACGGGGAGACCTACACCTACACCTGGACCTGCGTGCCCAGTTCCGTGGGGAGTTGGCCCTACCACGACCACGCGGCACCGCAGACGCCGCCGAAGCCCGCCACCGCGTCCGACGGCTCCGTGCCGGCGCCCTCCCCCTCACCGTCCATGCCCGACTCGATGGACTCGCGGGCGTTCGGCGGGGACGGGCCGGTCATGGAGATCGGCGCGGAGCTGGGGCTGTTCGGGATGATCGCGGTCACCGACGCGCGGACCCCCGAGGTCGACCGGGAGTTCGTGCTCTTCTTCCACGACCTGTCCGCCTCCGACGCGACCTCCCTCCAGCAGGACCTGTCGCTGTGCAACGGAGGGGCCTTCGTCGGCAACGCCCCCACGTTCACCGCGCGCAGCGGCGAGCGGATCAGGTGGCGGGTCGCCACGCTCGGCAACTCCTTCCACGTCTTCCACATCCACGGGCACCGCTGGCTCAGGCCCACCGGGTGGACCGACTCGGAGGTCCTCGGGCCGGCCACCACCCTCACGGTGGAGTACCGCGAGGACAACCCGGGTGACTGGCTCTACCACTGCCATGTCGCCGCGCACATGATGCACGGCATGTCGGGGGTGTACCGCGTGACGAGGTGA